GACCTGCTCGCCTGCAAGCACCGATAAAATAATGGCCAGCGGATGAAGATGTATCCCTCCGCGGACTATTCGCGGATACGAGACGTAGTCGTGAAAGATCCTCAACACGATAAGGAATATAGCAGCATACAGCGCCTTCCACGGATCGTCGCCGAAGAAAGCGGTCAACGTAACGACGATACCTACAGTCAGCGGCCCAAGCAGCGGCACGAACTCAAAGATCCCGGCCATAATGCCCAGCAAAAGAGCATACTTCAGCCCAAAAAGATAAAACCCGATGGTACAGATCGTTCCGATGAGAAAACACGAGATCAACTGAGCCCGCGTATATGCGGCGAGCGTAGTATTCACGTCCGCCATTACGACCTCAGCGCGATACCTCCATCGGCCGGCGGGAAACATTCGTAATATCGCCAGACGGAACTGGTTAACATCCTTAAGAAAGAAGAAAGAAAGTACAGGCACAAGAACGAACCACGGGATATATTTGACCGAAACGATCACGAAACCGCCGACCGCTGTGGTGATCTCGCCGCCGAGGTCGGAAACTCGTTTATTGATGTTCTCCTGAACCTCTTCAGGTATTCGGAGACGCTCAAAACGTTGATTGAGTTCACGCGCCCGCTCGCTGAACATCCTTCCGTATGAGGGGAGATTTGAGCCGAATTCCCTTGCCTGGTCTACCACTCTCGGAGCGATATTAGAGATAGCGTAGCCGATGACCGCAAATACGAAAATATAGGCTATGCCGATCGCCAGCGACCTCGGCATAAAACGGTCGAGCCCTCTGTCCTTGAACGGCTTGCGGATCAACCGAACAAGCGGGTCCATCAAATAGGCAAAAAATACCGAAAGTACTATTAGGAAAAATAGATAGCTTAGCGACTGAACAATCCCCTGGAGGAAACCTGCGACGAACAACAGCATCAGCGTTATGACCACGACGCGGATTATCGAACGGATCGGCGGCGACGCAGGATCGATAGCGACCTTTACAGGCTTTTCCTTTTCCGATTCGTTAAAAACGGCACTGGTTCTGGGTGGTTCGATATCAGCCATTCGAGATATATTACGTCATTTTGCTGCCGCCGAGTTCGTATTTTCCGCCGCTTCAGGCTTGGAATAATTTTCCACCGAAAATCTCTCATATAGGGCCAACATATTCTTCGGCGGCAATTTTGTATTCGAACCGATCAGGAACGCCCTGCCGTCCTCAGCCGAAACGCGACGGTTTGCATCGGTCGTATTCACGCGAATTACGCTCTTATCTTCAGCATCAATGTTGCCTCCATCCTTTCGCCGGAGGACATAGATGAACTCAAAATCGGCTGTCCGCATCGCATTAATGTCGTCGGCAATGGTCGGCACTTTGCGTTCAACATTGCTCGCCGGCGGCTCAGCATTCCCTGACCTTAAAATGCGCTCATCCGGCCCGCATCCCGTGAAGATCAGTGCAATACCGGTGAGCAGGCCTGAGAATCGCCAACGCCGCAGGACAATTTTCATGCACTCAAGCGTTCTCTTCATTTGTGTCGGCAGCGTTGTCTTTACGTTCGAGCTCATCTAGTAATTGTTTCTCTTCCTCCGTCTCGGGCTCTTCAGTTTCATCGGGAGGCTCGCCCTTCTCGGGCCTGATCCGAAACAGCCTGGCCTCGTCATCTTCGTAGATCGTTTCAACCCAGCCGCTTTCGAGCATTTTCGCGATCAAGTCTGTGTTCTCACGGGCGTCAGCGAAAATGTAGTTTGATCCAAACCGATCCCTTATCAGAGGAGCAGGGTCTTCGATGCGGCCTTCGGTCAGATCTTTTAGGAGTTTATACAATTCGGGATCGGCCGAAAACAAATAATTCGGGTCAAGGCCATAAACGTAATGGTGTTTCGTATTGTAGAAAAAGAGTTTCGGAAAATCGTCCCAAGTACAGTTGAAGATGATCTCGCCCGGCGGTATGTTATCTGCTCCGGTCTCGTCGAGAGCCGTCGCCCAGTCCATAGCTCGCCGATAGCGATCGGCGTTCTCGTTGCTGGAGATCATATCGACCATTCCTGCCTCATCAAATCCCCAGCGATGCAGGCCAACGAGGTTGTAGAACCAAAATGAGGTCAATAAGGCTCCGACCGCCCATGGCGCAGCCTTTCTTCCGGCATCGACCCAAGACTGCCTTTCGCTTGGCTTCGGGGCGTCCAGGAAAGGATCAATATCGCGTTGGAATTCCTCCGGCAGCTCGCGGGCCCGAGGAGCGGTAAATGCGTTATAGGCAAAGGCCGCGAAAAGTATCGCAAATGGAGGAAAGTACTCCGCAAACCTCTTCGATCTGAACTGGGCCGCGAGCAGCACGGTCGTGAACATCAGGAAGAATGTGGCCTTTTCGGGCAACTTGCCGTCGCGCGGAACGAACAAAATGTATCCGATCAACATCGCGAGTAATGCGACCGGAAACACCATCATCAGCTCCATCCCTGTATACGGGTACCATTCCATTCCGACAGCGACAGCGAAGTCCGAACCGACCTTGAACTTGGTCCAAAAATGTTCAAAAAAGAGCTTAAGGTTATTTGGGAAATATGGGTTGATGATGTTCCCCAAGATCATTCCCGCCAAGGTATAAGCCAGCGGCCGCCACTCAAATCGCCGTTCATTCCACGCGATAATTATCGTCCAGAAGAACGCAGCGAACAGCAGCAGCGGAAACAGGCTGTAAGTCCATACAAAAGCGAACATCAGCGGCAGCAGCCAGACGTATTTTCGCTGAAACAGTAAATGGATCCCGAGAACCGTGATGATTATCGTCAGCGGGGGAGCCTTTGCCATGTTCATCCGGAAATAGAACATGTTCGAGCAGGTAAGTATCGCGATCAGCCATATTAGCTGGTGCTTTATGCCGTACCGATAGATAAGCCAATAGACCGAAAAGATCGCGGCAACGGCAAAAAATATGGTAGCGACCTTTGCCGCCATAACGGGCTCAAAGAACCACAGGAACGGTATCTGCAGCAGATGGAAGAGGAAATGATGATCTGCGTAATCGTCAGGGTTCAGGACCGTCAGCGGCAGCCATTCGAACCTAGGCAGTCCGTTGCCCGAACTTAGGCTCTCCCAGAGCATCGCTGACCAGCGAATGTGGTAATAGCCGTCCCAGTCTCCGCAGCAGATGGCATCGGTCCGCGTCTGCAGATAGGTCATCACCATCGTGATCGCTATCAGTCCGAAGATCAGATAAACGACACGCGTCGCAGCCTCGGTTTCGAAATACTCCGTCCAGGTCTGCTTTTTCGGCTCTTCCAATGGCGT
This sequence is a window from Acidobacteriota bacterium. Protein-coding genes within it:
- a CDS encoding AI-2E family transporter, producing MADIEPPRTSAVFNESEKEKPVKVAIDPASPPIRSIIRVVVITLMLLFVAGFLQGIVQSLSYLFFLIVLSVFFAYLMDPLVRLIRKPFKDRGLDRFMPRSLAIGIAYIFVFAVIGYAISNIAPRVVDQAREFGSNLPSYGRMFSERARELNQRFERLRIPEEVQENINKRVSDLGGEITTAVGGFVIVSVKYIPWFVLVPVLSFFFLKDVNQFRLAILRMFPAGRWRYRAEVVMADVNTTLAAYTRAQLISCFLIGTICTIGFYLFGLKYALLLGIMAGIFEFVPLLGPLTVGIVVTLTAFFGDDPWKALYAAIFLIVLRIFHDYVSYPRIVRGGIHLHPLAIILSVLAGEQVAGIPGVFLSIPIVAVATVFYRHVVEHRGTRGLMTDLIEEAESNGEEAA